The Virgibacillus sp. SK37 region GGCGGCTGATGAGCCTCGGGCCAACACGATGTTGGTCATGAAGGCGTTGCGACAGGACGTCGCGACTTTAGCCTTCCAACCCCTATAACGCATTCCGGGGTCTCACCTATGCCTCATCTCCCCCAGAAGTCTCCGTATTTTTCCTTCGCTAAGGTTTATTTTTTTGCGAGCTAATAAATATAAATCTTTAAAAAACCTCTATACCAATTGATTGGAATGAAAGATGACGACTCCTGCCGGAATAGCATGAGCTGAAGACCCTGCACGGAGCGTAGCGGAGGAAGCGGCTGAAGCCATGCCGGCGGAAAGCGTTCATCTGTAATGGAAATCAATGTCGATAGGTGATCTCCTAAGAGTATTAAGACAACTGATTAGCCCCTATAACTCTGCTACAAGTTGAATACTCTCATACCTCAAAACACAAGAGCGAAGTGTATTTTCCGAAACGGCCGTCCACTTTCCCGAATCATTGAATAACCCCACCAATATATTAGGAACATTTTCACTACCAATACAAAAAAGCCCGGAATACATGCTTTTCTATGAATAAGCATGTATCCCGGGCCTCGAATGAACCGAAATAAGAATAACATCTAAAGATACATAGACGTCACCCATACAAGCTTTTCATAGTCAGTTCATTTACGGTAAACTGGTAGAAACTCGCAGGCCATATCCCTGCTATTATATGAAAAACATCATTAAGTTTGTCTTTAGTATAACATCCATTTTCTATTAAACAAGTATTTTTTTTGAAAAACTTCTACTCTATCCCTTGTCATAAACCTTGAATCCCTTAATCTATCTAGGTTTATCTCAAATATTAAAAAGCTGCACAGCCCACTGGACTTCCATATTCCATTCCATTATAATGGCTACTATAATTAACAAAATACGAACAATAAGGTGATTGATATGTATAATTATTCGTTAATTTTTCAAGGAACTGCATTTACAAGCAAATCTGCTAAGGAAATAAATATAGTAAAAGACCATCTCTTTTGTGTTGACAATAACGGAATGATTGCAGATGTCCTATCCCCTGAAGATTCACTTTACCACTCCATCATCCAGGAGTACGAAGGCAAAAGTAACTTTTACCGTCTAGAGGAAGGTCAATATCTTTTACCAGGGTTTATCGATCTACACATTCATGCACCACAATGGGCACAGGCTGGAACAGCTTTGGACCTTCCTTTGAATGATTGGTTGCAGACATACACCTTTCCACTGGAAGCTAAATTTGAGGATACGACCTTTGCCAAAAAAGTGTATGAAGATCTTGTTCATACATTATTAAAAAATGGGACGACCACCGGATTATTTTTTGCTACCGTACACAGAGAAGCAAGCTATCTATTAGCTGAAATATGTGCAGAAAAAGGGCAACGGGGATTAGTTGGTAAAGTAGTCGCAGATGATCCAGAGCAAAATCCGGATTATTACAGGGACCAGGATGCTGCCACCGCATTAACGGAAACAGAACAATTTATTATCGATGTAAAGGAATTAGCAAAAACATCCAAACAAGGTGTTTATCCAGTTGTAACCCCAAGATTCATTCCGAGCTGCACCGATGAAGCGCTAAAAGGGTTGGGTGAACTTGCTGCCAAATATGACACACATATCCAGTCCCATTGTAGTGAAAGCGACTGGGAACATGGCTTTGTTAAAGATCGATTCCATAAAACCGATACAACTGCATTAAACGACTTTGGTTTATTACAGGATAAATCAGTGATGGCGCATTCGGTATTTTTGGAAGACAACGATGTGAAATTATTTGCTGAAACAGGCACAGCTATTGGACATTGTCCCTTATCTAATGCTTATTTCGCGAACGCTGTGATGCCCCTTCGCCACTTCCATTCCCGTGGTGTGGACATCGGCTTAGGAACAGACATTTCAGCTGGAGCAACCCCTAGTCTATATGATAATGCAAAGCAAGCAGTCGTATCGTCACGCATGCTGGAGGATGGGGTAGACACCTCCCTCTCTCCCGAAGCGCGAGGTGTAGACGATTCACGCATCACAATTAAGGAAGCATTTTATTTTGCAACAGCTGGTGGTGGTAAAAGCCTGAGTCTGCCGATCGGTCGTTTGGAGAAAGGCTATGCATGGGATGTGCAAATTATTAATACAAAAGCAAGTGGAAATACCCTTCCAATTTTTGATGAAAAGGAAGACTTGGATGATGTGTTTCAAAAGATCATGTATCTCGTTAAACCCGAAAATATTAAAGAGGTATGGGTGCAAGGGGAAAAAGTAGTAGGTGATTGATTAGAATTGTAGCAAGCCTACTGTTAATAATTATTCAAAATACAAGCAGGGAAGCTTTCGATCGAAATAGATGGAAAGCTTCCCCTTTTTTACTGCAAGAGAATCTCTTCACTAAAATGAAATTGCTTTTTGAGCTCCTTTCCTCACATCAACTTATCTTTGATCTTTAAATACACTTCATCTGTTCCAATCCCTGTAAGCAATGGAACCCCGTCAATCACATTTTCCTTCCAATCATCAGGGACAATGGTTGTTGACACGATAAATGCATAGTCATCACTTCTGCTATGTGCATCACTGATGTTCGCTTGATGGAGCTCTACCTGTGAAATTAAATTTTCCTTGGACAAGTATTCCTTCACTTTCCCTAAAACAACAGTTGAAGTAGCAACTCCAGTTCCACATACAATTAGTCCCTTTTTCATAACTGGTCCCCTTTCTTCCTGATTTTATTGACATATAGTAGCCCGGCAAATGCAACGATTCCAACAGCTGCAACCCCGTACCAGCTCGCCATTTTTCCAACGCCAACAAATAAACCGGTTGTCCAAAGCGCTCCGTCTACTAATGCTGAAATACTGTGATTGTTTCCAGCATCGAATCCGGCATTGTTTGCCATTTCTGTAAATAACGGAGAAACCCATGTAGCAATATACAGACCTGCACTTATGTAAATGGTTGCAGCAATAACTGTTCGAATTATATTCCCCTTAAATACAGGGACCATTAAGCAGATTAGAAATGGGATGGTAGCCAAATCGCCAAATGGCAATACCGTATTTCCTGGTAAGATAACTGCCAAAAAAAGAGTAATCGGCACCATTAATAAGGAGGCGGACAGGACTGCAGGATGACCAACTGATATGGCACTGTCCATCCCAATGAATAAATCTCTATTCGGAAATCTTTTTTTCATCATTTCCCCAGCCGCTTCCGAAACGGGCGTTAGCCCCTCCATCAGTAATGCAACCATTTTCGGCATCAAAACAAGTACAGCACCTGTCTGTATGGCCAATTGGAGTGTTTCCTGAAGGTTATAACCTGCCAGTACACCAATAACAATACCTAATAAGACACCGAGAATCATAGAATCTCCAAGTAACCCAAACCGTTTCTGGATGGTCTCATGACTAGCCTCCAATTTATTAAACCAAGGGATGCGGTCAAAAACATAATTTAGCGGTTTTGCTAAAAAATAGGACGGTGCAGAAGCTGCATGTGGGAAGGTAATTTGCTTGAACCCATAGTAGGATTGAACATCTGAGGCAAGCAGATCACCCAAGAGAAAAATCACAATGACATGTACAGCGATGGTAAGTAATCCCAATGAAAAGCTATTTGTGACCGCATAAACAAGGGAGCCTGTAAATGCGAAATGCCAATAATTCCATATATCCACATTTAACGTCTTGGTTAGTCCGGAAAGCAACAACAAAACATTTATTCCTATGCCTATGGGAATGGCTAGACTGCCTAGTGTTGTTCCATAGGAGATAGCCGCTGCGGCTGGCCAGCCAACATCAATCGTATGTAGATCGAAACCAAGATAATCAACCATCGACTTTGCTGCAGGTCCTAAGCTGCTCGTTAACAATTCAAGAACCAAATTCAATCCGACAAAACCAATTCCTACAGTAAGCCCTGCTTGAATCGCTTTTTTCAATTTCGTTCCAAGTATAAGTGCAAAAATAAAAATGATGACAGGGAGCATAACGGAAGCTCCCAGATCAACAAACCATTGTAAGCCTTCCATAAACCCACCCCAGCAAACTATGTTTCTATGTTATTGATTAATTGAAGCAAATGACTTTTCTTTTTTATTTGGTTGAGCTGCTGCATAAATGTAGTGTCCTGCAAACATAGAAACAACTTTTGTACATGTTGTAAATGCTCTGTCGGATCCCGAAAAGCAAGCATAAAAATAAAAGATACATCTATGTCTTGCTGATCGTTGCCCATTTGCTGGAAAACTACTGGCCTTCTTAAAGCCGCAAATACGACCTGACTTTCGATAACGTGCTTGCTGTCAGCATGGGGAACCGCCACCCCGTATGGTTGTACAGGTAATCCTGTGGGAAAGCTTTGCTCCCTTTTTAAAATTGCCTCCATATAATTTGGTGTCACATACCCTGTATTTATTAACATGCTGCTCATAGCAGATAGTGCCTGTTCCTTCGTGTCCACTGTCAGATCCATCATTAAAATATCGTTCAAATTCATCATCCTAAAACTTTCAACTACCCTAAATAGCGGTGATATAGTGATCTGGCTCTCGCGGCATCATTGGTTCCATGTACAAGCACCCGTCCGTCACGGAATAACACCAGGCGATCCTCACCGATTACAAACTGCAGTAAATAAGGGTTCTGCTTGACCTTTCCCAACTTGGCCAGTTGAACAGCCAATGTTTCTAAGTCTTTTGTCTCCCTGGAGCTTGGTCGAATCTGTACCGTTTCTCTACCACATAAGATTTCCGCTTTGGTTGTATTCTCATAATCCAAAAACGGATAGATGGCATGATCCCCACATGACTTGCACTGTTGCTGTTTTAAAGACTGTACTTGGATAGTTGATTGCTGATTTTTCCATAAATCGAAAGAAATTAATTCCTGCCGCAACATATCCGTATTTTCCGTCAATATCTTTAAAGCTTCTGCCGTTTGGTGAGCTACAACCATCTGTACAACCGGACTTATAACGCCTAACGTATCACAGGTCATGCCACCAATGGGTATGCTTTCCATTAAACAGTGTAAGCATGGAGATATCCCCGGCAGGATCGTGTTACTAATTCCATAGCTTCCCACACACGATCCGTAAATCCATGGGATAGAATGCTTCTGGGAAATATCATTGATAATCATGCGAATATCAAAATTGTCTGTGGCATCAATAATCAAATCAACTCCGTGAATGAGTTGCTCGAATTCGACAGGTGTCACATCCATAATATGTGCATGAATTGTTATTCCGCTATTAATTTCCTCCAGTCTCTTCTTGGCTGCGATTACTTTTGGCATACGTTCGTTAGCATCGGCCTCTGTATATAATTGCTGTCGCTGCAAATTGCTCCATTCCACATAATCTCTGTCCACTAATGTCAATTCTCCGACCCCTGCCCTGGCCAGAATTTCTGCACTTCCAGTCCCCAGTGCACCTGCTCCAATGATTAAGGCATGCTTATTATCTAGCTTTTGCTGACCTTCAGCACCAATGCCGGAGAAGAGTATTTGTCTTGAGTAGCGGTCATGCATCACACACTGATCCCTTCCATGGGACTACTTGCAGTAGCATATCTTTTCTTACCAATTCGGCCAGCTTCATATCCAAGGCGACCTGAAATTACGGCAAGCTTCATCGCTTCCGCCATTTTAATCGGATCCTTGGCTCCCGAAACAGCTGTATTTAGTAATACTCCTTCAGCCCCTATCTCCATTGCCATGGCAGCATCCGCAGGGGAACCGATACCTGCATCCACTATGACAGGAACATTTGCCTGTTCGATGATGACACTCAAGTTCAGTGGGTTAATAATCCCTTGACCGGAACCAATCGGTGAAGCACCAGGCATGATTGCATGTGCGCCAACTTCTTCAAGCTTCCTTGCCAGGACGACATCATCTGACGTATATGGTAATACGGTAAATCCTTCCTTGACTAATTCCTCTGTCGCCTTCAATGTTTCAATCGGGTCCGGCAATAAGGTTTTATCACAGCCAATTACTTCTACTTTAACCATGTCACAGAGCCCCGACGCTTTTGCCAGTTTTGCAGTTCGAACAGCTTCTTCTGCTGTTTTGGCTCCCGCCGTGTTCGGCAATAGGCTGTATTTTTGCAAATCGAGTTTTTCCAGAAAATTCGGCTGTGATGGCTCAAAAACATTCATCCGACGCACGGAAAAAGTTAGTATCTCTGTCTCCGATACGTTAACAGCTTCTTTCTGGGTTACAAAATCAGGATATTTCCCTGTACCTAGTAATAATCTTGAATTAAATTTTTTATCTCCGATGATTAACATCTCAACCGCCTCCTACAAATTGTACTAATTCGATTTTATCGCCATCCGCTACTTCTTTTTCCGGGTGTATTGCTTTGTCCAGTATTTCTCCGTTATGCTCTACAATTACTACTGGATTCGTTATATTAAAGTGGGTCTTTACATCTGTAATTGTTTTGACAGATGTAGGCACCTGAATTTGCTTTCCGTTAACAAGTAGATTCATATTTTCACCCCCTCCAATGATTTCCTGTCCAAACGGAAGGTATCATCTACAGCCTTGCCTTCCATTAGGTCAGCAACCATTTCGCCTGTAATTGGACTTAATAAAATTCCATTTCTAAAATGACCTGTCGCTATCGTCAATCCATTAAGATCCGGATGTTTTCCAATATAAGGATATCCGTCTCCGGTTTGTGGTCGAATTCCTGACCATGCTTTTTCCCATCTAGCATTCTTTAATTCTGGAAGCAGCCTTCCTGCCATTTCAATTAATTGAAATAAACTGGCTACTTGAACTGTTGGATCCTCATCATAAGGCTTCTGTGTTGTACCAATGATGGTTCTTCCACCGGATTTAGGCACAATATATCCATTGGATAAAAATATACTCGATGTGGCAATTGGCTTATCGTGCATAACCGAAAAGCACTCTCCTTTTACCGGATACACATTCAATGCTACACCAGCATTCCTAAGTATATGCTGACTCCACGCCCCCCCAGCTACAATTATATCTTTCGCCCAAAACGTGCCGGCACTAGATTTCACCCCTGTTAAGCTTCCGTTTTCATTGATAAAATCCTTCACTTCTGTATGCTCCAACATATCTGCGCCAAGCTTTTTGGCGGATTCTGCAAAGGCATGGGCCAGAAGCGGTGCGGAAACCTGCCCATCATTCGGTAGATATACCCCACCAAAGGCAGCTTCCGACAATCCAGGCTCCCGCTTTTTCAGCTCTTCTGCAGGTAACCATTCTGCTTCCTCCCCGATCGATTGCTGGTATGCAGCGACTGCTTTTAAATGCGCTACTTCTTCTTCGGTTTGCGCGACTTTTATAATGCCACTTTGCATCAATTCGATATCGACACCCGAGATTTGGTATAATTCCTTTGCCAATTCAGGGAATCTGGACCTACTCTGTCTCGCTAAGTTAAATAACGGGCTATCTCCTTCCAGCTCGGATTGAGCACCAAGCATACCAGCTGCGGCACTGGAAGCTTTCTCTGCCAAACCATCCTTTTCCAAAACGAGTACACGATGGTTACGTTTACTTAGTTGAAAGGCAATGGAACTGCCAATCACGCCTCCTCCAACTATAATAGAATCATAATGACGCTTCACATGACCACCTCGCTTTTTGTTAATGCGTATCTATATTCCTGTGCTGCCTTCTGTGGATCCTTTGCAAGTAATATCCCTGAAAGAATAGCTACACCACTTGCACCATGTGCCATTACCTCTTGTACATTTCCAGGGTTTATTCCCCCAATACCAATTACCGGTGCGGAAACTTGCCTGGCAACATGCTGTAAGCTTCCCACGCCCTTAGGCTCCAGATTAGGTTTGGAGGCGGTTTCAAATAGATGTCCATATACAAGAAAATCCGCTCCCTGTCCCGCCAGGTGTGTTGCTTCACTTGCCGTATGTACAGAGCAACCAACCTTTAATTCGGGAAATGCGCTATTCACCTTAGCCACTTCCATGCTTCGATAGGTCAGTTGGACACCATGAACTCCCGTTTGATGTGCTACATCCACACGATGATTCACAATGAGCTTTTCCTTTGGGACCCCACTGGCAGAAAGCTTTTCAATGGTCTGTACCAATTCTTGGTCAGTCCATTTCGGTTCACGTAAATGCAAAAAGTCTATGTAATGATGGATTTCAGCAACAATGGAAACAAGTTTGTCTGATGTTTGCTGACCTGTAGAAATCACATGCAGTTTCTTTATGTTGACCGCCTCCCTTTTTTGTGATTTTTAAAAAAACGGATAAATCCAAGGTTGCTGTAATTGTTAGGTTGCTTAAATGGCAACTTCCTACAGCATAATTTTTGCGTAGTTTTAGGAAAGTCACTGTAGTGATAACTTCAGAAGAATCTAGCTACACATAAAATCCGGGCCTAATATATATGTTTGAGTCCTCCAATGATTCGCAGAACGTATAAACTCGAACTAACTAAGAATATAGAGGCTGCGTAAATCACCGCTACGGGGAAATATTCCGCTTTCCGCGGGCGGCTGATAAGCCTCCTCACGCTACGCGTTCCGTGGTCTCATCGAGGCCTCTCCTCCCGCAGGAGTCTCCATATTTCCCCTTCGCTACTACTTACTTTTTTATCTAGGAAAAAAACTGCGTTCGTATACAACCAGGATGTGCTGTGTACGAATTGATTGGAGTGGAAGGCGGCAATCTAAGAACGCCACGTCCTGGGACTGCGCTAACTCGTCCCACCGAAAACATTTGTGGCAACGATTGCATAACCAACGTCCTGTTGGCCCGCGACTCCTGCCGGAATAGCATGAGCTGAAGACCCTGGACGGAGCGTAGCGGAGGAAGCGGCTGAAGCCATGCCGGCGGAAAGCGTCCATCTGTAATGGAAATCAATGGGTTTATCCGCTTACTAGAGGGACCTAATACTAAAGGTTTCTCTAGTTCGCCCTTCCCTCCAACTATCAATGTAATGAGACAACATTTGTGCCCCAACATTTGCAATAGAAACTAAGTTCTTTCCCTCCTGTTATTCAGGAAAACAAAAAAACCACTCTTCCTTAATAGGGAAAAGTGGTTTGTACGCTTGTATTTTCATAAAAATATAAACGGATACCAATCCACCACTTCCCTACGCCGGCACTAACCGTCTCAAGTTCAAAGAGTCCCAAAGTCAATCACTTTGATCTCAGCCCTTTTAAAAGGCACCCCTAGTGGAATCGCATATTAAATTGTTCTTGATAAGAAATTTATCACGCTTATTTAAAATTGTCAATAATAATTTATTTTTCTGATAATGTTTAGGCTGGTTTGAGTTGTTATCTATTCTCTCTAGCAATTTCCACAAACAGATTGGAAGTTCCTTGTTCCACCTTTATTCCAAATTGTTCATGGATAGGATAGCTTCAAGGTACTTCTGTTTCTTTTTTGCTATCCCCCCTAAATCATATTCTAACACTTCCTCATATTCCAAGATGTTCCCTTGTTCGATTGATCCATAATATTTATCAAGTAAAACTTCAAATGCCGACTCATTTAGTTGCAAGAGTTCGGAGACCAAAAACTTTTGAAGAGTGCTTCTCTCCAGGATTTTAGTTACCGATATTAGAAATCGTTTATATACTCGCCCTAATCAGATTATGCAACCGTGCACGCAATCTGATAATATGTGGCTCTCTTCCATAATGAACCCGATTGGTTAGTAAAATAACATGCAATTGGGCTTCGGGATCAAACCATATACTTGTACCCGTAAAGCCTGTATGTCCATAAGCACTAGCGGAGAACAGATCTCCACAGGAAGATAATTTCGGACTTTTCAGCATCCACCCAAGTCCCCTATATCCCTCATCGAATGGGGTATGGTTTTGCCTAGCCAGTCTTAGTACACTTTCTGAAAGAATGCGTTTTCCTTTATACATGCCGTTATTTTCTATCATTCTTGCAAAATTGCTTAAATCGCCTACCGTAGAAAATAAACCAGCATGGCCACTAATACCATTCATTGCATAAGCATTTTCATCATGCACGATTCCTCGTTTATAATCACCGAGCTCTTCACTATATTCTGTGACAGCAAAATCCCCCGTACTCTTTGTGGGGTTAAATGTTGTTTTTGTCATTTCCAAGGGAGTAAATACTTCCTTATTAACAAATACGTCAAATGGCTCAGCCGTAATTGTTTCTATCATTTGATAAAGTGTAATAAAGCTTAAATCACTATACACAACCATGGAGCCTGGTTTGTATTCAAGAGGCTCTGTGAGCGCGCGTTGGAGTATTTGATCTCTCGTCAAATTTTCTTTATAAAATTGCCGGTGTGCTGGAAAACCAGCAGTATGTGTTAATAAATGTCTGATAGTTACTTGTTCTTTGCCATTCTTCGAGAAAACTGGCAGGAAAAAACTAACTGGATCATCCAAACGTATGTCACCACGATCTATTAGCTTCAAGACAGCAGGAAGGGTAGCAATGACTTTTGTAAGAGAGGCAAGATCAAACGTTGTATCTATCTGCATATGGGAGGCTGTGGGATGCACTGCTCGATAGCCAATTGCCTCACGAAAAATTGTCTCACCTTGATACCCTACATGTAGCACCGCACCAGGGATATGCTTTGCATCAATCTCTTTTTGCATAAATGCTCGGACTTTTTCTATCATTGGGTACGCCTCCCCGTATGTAAAGATTTTTTATAAGAATCATAGCTTTTCCAAATGGTATAGCCAAGTTTTCTATAGAATACTACGAGCCCTGTCCAATCAATCACAATCCGATGGATACCTCGTTTTCGTAGCTCCGCAATTCCTGCTTCTACAATTGCAAGCCCATATCCCTGGCCTCGTTCTCTATCATCTACTCCCAATGGACCAACTCCCCCAAGTTCCTCTTTGAAGAGGGGCGCCCAATAAACATTTTGAGCAATGAACGGTGAACGAGAATCATTTACTCTACAGAAACCAATAATTTTACCCTGTTTTTTCATGACAATAAATTCACGGCCAGTTCCTCCACGCTCAAAATATTTTATAGCTTCATATTCCCAGCGCCCTGGAAAACAGCGGTTCATAAATGCAAGAAATACTTCTTTCTCATCAATAGCTAGAACGGAGAACGTCACGCTAGAATTCGTTGGTTCCTCAATCCCTTCGCTAGCAGCATATTCTTTCATCATGTCATGCTCCTGTACATACATTTTATATCCTTTCGCTTCAAACCATTGCTTTGCTTTCATATTGGTTTCTGGAATACCAGGGAAATAATGCCACGGGTCTCTCCCAAGCAAAATCCTTCCCATGCCTCGATCACGAAAAACTTTTTCCGCATGGACCAGTAAGCGAGAACCAATTCCCTTATTCTGATCCTGTTTCGCCACTACAAGAACTTGAATCCACCCTGTGCTGGTTGGCATGGAAACAGAAGCTGCTTCCTGCCACATTTTTGCAATGATAAACCCAATTACCTCATTAGCATCATTGATTGCAATCAGGGACCCTTCCCAGCTCACATTCTCATCCTGAAAACTATTTTGTTCAAATAGCTCTGTCCTCATCGGAAAGTCTGTGCCTAATTCTTTATTCCACAAATCAACCAACTGTTGTAAATAGATTGCATTCCATTTAACAAGCTTCATCTTTTTCACCCCCGTTTAGACATCTTATAGTTTTGGATAAATTCGTGTTCGTTAATTTGAATCCCGTCTTTTTTTAATGCCGCGATAACAGCTCCACCTGCAGGATCAATTTCAGGCATGATAAAGTGAACTTTCTTCCCAAGTAGTTTTAACGTTTGTGCCATTGTTTCTTGGATTAAGTCAACGCGGTTAAAAATACCTCCTGCTAGAACAACAGGCACAACTTGTCTTTCCTCTTTAAAATGATTAGAAATTAACCTAGCAATCGATTTTCCGATTTCTTCCCCTTGCTGCTCAATTATTGAAAGGGCAATTGTATCAACTTGATCAGCTGCCTTAAAAACAAGCCTGCTTAATGATGCAATTTCTACTTTTACATCAGCAGCTTGATAGACATGTGGAATTACATCAGGCAATTCTTTTTCATGAAAATGCTCCAGAATAAATTCACCCAATAATGTAGGTATCCTTCTTTCATCAAGTGCTTTAAAAGCTGCTTGTAAGGCATCTCTGCCAATAGAAAAACCACTGCCTTTTTCATCAATAAAATGTCCCCAGCCACCAACACGACCGTGTTCCCCATCTGCATTAACCCCATAGGTGATAGAACCTGTACCGGAAATTTGTACAATTCCCGGCTTGCCGAACGTTCCAGAATATAATGCAGTTACTGCATCATTATCTACACTAATATTTTCATATCCCTCCAGAATTACGGACAAAATCTGTTTCATTCTTTGTTTGGAAGCTTGTCTGCTTACCCCGGACATTCCGGCAAATACTTGAATAATATCGTTTATTTGCAGATTACTTTGTTTCCAAAGCTCATTTAATAGGTTCTGAAATCTTAATTTCATGGTTTCTTCAGGTACACTATTCGGATTAGTTGCTTCAACTAGCGCTTCAGCAATCACCTTTCCTTTTGCTGTTGTAATGATTGCTTTTGTTTTTGTCCCTCCACCATCAATCCCCAAATAATACATAAAAAATCTCCTCCATGTAACAAAAGGATTAACTCCTGTTGAGCTAACCCTTGTATGTTTAAGTACTTCTTTATCTTTTTTTACTAGTGCCATTACCATTCATTGTAAGAAAATCTACTGCATCCCTTGTTGCTCCTAGATGCTTTACTGTCTCTTCATATTGCATGGAAGCAACACACATAAAGAGAATATCAACTACTTGCAGTTGAGCAAGACGGGAAGAAGTTGCTCCACTGCGAAAGGTTGGCTCACTGGAAGCAGAAGTAAACAAGTTAACATCCGCTTGATCAGCAACCGTTGACCTGCCATATTTTGTCAGGCTGATCGTCTTAACCTTGTTTTCCTTAGCTAGCT contains the following coding sequences:
- the guaD gene encoding guanine deaminase, with translation MYNYSLIFQGTAFTSKSAKEINIVKDHLFCVDNNGMIADVLSPEDSLYHSIIQEYEGKSNFYRLEEGQYLLPGFIDLHIHAPQWAQAGTALDLPLNDWLQTYTFPLEAKFEDTTFAKKVYEDLVHTLLKNGTTTGLFFATVHREASYLLAEICAEKGQRGLVGKVVADDPEQNPDYYRDQDAATALTETEQFIIDVKELAKTSKQGVYPVVTPRFIPSCTDEALKGLGELAAKYDTHIQSHCSESDWEHGFVKDRFHKTDTTALNDFGLLQDKSVMAHSVFLEDNDVKLFAETGTAIGHCPLSNAYFANAVMPLRHFHSRGVDIGLGTDISAGATPSLYDNAKQAVVSSRMLEDGVDTSLSPEARGVDDSRITIKEAFYFATAGGGKSLSLPIGRLEKGYAWDVQIINTKASGNTLPIFDEKEDLDDVFQKIMYLVKPENIKEVWVQGEKVVGD
- a CDS encoding PTS galactitol transporter subunit IIC — its product is MEGLQWFVDLGASVMLPVIIFIFALILGTKLKKAIQAGLTVGIGFVGLNLVLELLTSSLGPAAKSMVDYLGFDLHTIDVGWPAAAAISYGTTLGSLAIPIGIGINVLLLLSGLTKTLNVDIWNYWHFAFTGSLVYAVTNSFSLGLLTIAVHVIVIFLLGDLLASDVQSYYGFKQITFPHAASAPSYFLAKPLNYVFDRIPWFNKLEASHETIQKRFGLLGDSMILGVLLGIVIGVLAGYNLQETLQLAIQTGAVLVLMPKMVALLMEGLTPVSEAAGEMMKKRFPNRDLFIGMDSAISVGHPAVLSASLLMVPITLFLAVILPGNTVLPFGDLATIPFLICLMVPVFKGNIIRTVIAATIYISAGLYIATWVSPLFTEMANNAGFDAGNNHSISALVDGALWTTGLFVGVGKMASWYGVAAVGIVAFAGLLYVNKIRKKGDQL
- a CDS encoding PTS sugar transporter subunit IIB — its product is MKKGLIVCGTGVATSTVVLGKVKEYLSKENLISQVELHQANISDAHSRSDDYAFIVSTTIVPDDWKENVIDGVPLLTGIGTDEVYLKIKDKLM
- a CDS encoding thiazole biosynthesis adenylyltransferase ThiF; amino-acid sequence: MHDRYSRQILFSGIGAEGQQKLDNKHALIIGAGALGTGSAEILARAGVGELTLVDRDYVEWSNLQRQQLYTEADANERMPKVIAAKKRLEEINSGITIHAHIMDVTPVEFEQLIHGVDLIIDATDNFDIRMIINDISQKHSIPWIYGSCVGSYGISNTILPGISPCLHCLMESIPIGGMTCDTLGVISPVVQMVVAHQTAEALKILTENTDMLRQELISFDLWKNQQSTIQVQSLKQQQCKSCGDHAIYPFLDYENTTKAEILCGRETVQIRPSSRETKDLETLAVQLAKLGKVKQNPYLLQFVIGEDRLVLFRDGRVLVHGTNDAARARSLYHRYLG
- a CDS encoding PTS sugar transporter subunit IIA — translated: MNDILMMDLTVDTKEQALSAMSSMLINTGYVTPNYMEAILKREQSFPTGLPVQPYGVAVPHADSKHVIESQVVFAALRRPVVFQQMGNDQQDIDVSFIFMLAFRDPTEHLQHVQKLFLCLQDTTFMQQLNQIKKKSHLLQLINNIET
- the thiS gene encoding sulfur carrier protein ThiS, with amino-acid sequence MNLLVNGKQIQVPTSVKTITDVKTHFNITNPVVIVEHNGEILDKAIHPEKEVADGDKIELVQFVGGG
- a CDS encoding thiamine phosphate synthase — translated: MISTGQQTSDKLVSIVAEIHHYIDFLHLREPKWTDQELVQTIEKLSASGVPKEKLIVNHRVDVAHQTGVHGVQLTYRSMEVAKVNSAFPELKVGCSVHTASEATHLAGQGADFLVYGHLFETASKPNLEPKGVGSLQHVARQVSAPVIGIGGINPGNVQEVMAHGASGVAILSGILLAKDPQKAAQEYRYALTKSEVVM
- the thiO gene encoding glycine oxidase ThiO; its protein translation is MKRHYDSIIVGGGVIGSSIAFQLSKRNHRVLVLEKDGLAEKASSAAAGMLGAQSELEGDSPLFNLARQSRSRFPELAKELYQISGVDIELMQSGIIKVAQTEEEVAHLKAVAAYQQSIGEEAEWLPAEELKKREPGLSEAAFGGVYLPNDGQVSAPLLAHAFAESAKKLGADMLEHTEVKDFINENGSLTGVKSSAGTFWAKDIIVAGGAWSQHILRNAGVALNVYPVKGECFSVMHDKPIATSSIFLSNGYIVPKSGGRTIIGTTQKPYDEDPTVQVASLFQLIEMAGRLLPELKNARWEKAWSGIRPQTGDGYPYIGKHPDLNGLTIATGHFRNGILLSPITGEMVADLMEGKAVDDTFRLDRKSLEGVKI
- a CDS encoding thiazole synthase; this translates as MLIIGDKKFNSRLLLGTGKYPDFVTQKEAVNVSETEILTFSVRRMNVFEPSQPNFLEKLDLQKYSLLPNTAGAKTAEEAVRTAKLAKASGLCDMVKVEVIGCDKTLLPDPIETLKATEELVKEGFTVLPYTSDDVVLARKLEEVGAHAIMPGASPIGSGQGIINPLNLSVIIEQANVPVIVDAGIGSPADAAMAMEIGAEGVLLNTAVSGAKDPIKMAEAMKLAVISGRLGYEAGRIGKKRYATASSPMEGISV